A stretch of the Acanthopagrus latus isolate v.2019 chromosome 9, fAcaLat1.1, whole genome shotgun sequence genome encodes the following:
- the atp6ap2 gene encoding renin receptor, whose amino-acid sequence MSLTSWRRMEAVFSAVCVLCFIVTNGVHGDRLTVLQAPEFVSFQKGDWPVSGETIPDLVALTMGFSVKEDLSWPGLKAGPLFQRPRANVLVVVRGVDSLALPQSVASYPLENPVPFTMDSVAETVHSLFAEDTPVVLQLAPSEERLYMLGKANAVFEDLPVTLQQIRARLSQDGSVLASLPLNSLSRNAEADLLFLSEVQVLHDITALLQRHRHLAKDHSPDLYSLELSGLEELSRLYGQDSPQYRDATAILASVLQKFGEDVYALYGNNAVVEVVTVKSFEAPLTRKSRSILESKQISNPGSPYNLAYKYNFHYAVVFNIVLWLMITLALAVIAISYNLWNMDPGYDSIIYRMTNQKIRMD is encoded by the exons ATGTCGCTGACAAGCTGGCGAAGGATGGAGGCTGTCTTCTCCGCGGTGTGTGTCCTCTGCTTCATTGTCACTAACG GTGTACATGGAGACCGCTTAACAGTGCTGCAGGCTCCAGAGTTTGTTTCCTTCCAGAAAGGAGACTGGCCTGTTTCTGGAGAGACGATCCCTGACCTGGTGGCTTTGACCATGGGCTTCTCTGTTAAAGAG GATCTGTCCTGGCCAGGCCTTAAAGCTGGTCCACTGTTCCAGCGTCCCCGAGCTAACGTACTGGTGGTGGTGAGAGGGGTCGATAGCCTCGCCCTGCCTCAGAGTGTGGCCTCCTATCCCCTGGAGAAT CCGGTGCCTTTCACCATGGATAGTGTTGCGGAGACAGTCCACTCTCTGTTTGCAGAGGACACCCCCGTGGTGCTGCAGCTGGCCCCCAGTGAGGAG AGGTTGTACATGCTGGGCAAGGCCAATGCTGTGTTCGAGGACCTACCAGTCACCCTACAGCAGATCCGTGCCCGTCTGTCCCAGGATGGCTCCGTGCTGGCTTCACTGCCGCTCAACTCCCTCAGTAGAAATGCAGAG GCTGATTTGCTCTTTTTGTCTGAGGTCCAAGTGCTGCATGATATCACAGCTCTG CTGCAAAGACACAGACATTTGGCGAAGGACCACTCTCCTGACCTCTACTCCTTGGAGTTGTCTGGCCTGGAGGAGCTCAGCAGGCTCTATGGCCAAGACTCTCCTCAGTACCGCGATGCCACAGCCATTCTTGCCTCTGTTCTGCAGAAA tTTGGAGAGGATGTGTATGCTCTGTATGGCAACAATGCTGTTGTGGAGGTTGTAACCGTTAAGAGCTTTGAGGCTCCGTTGACCAGGAAGTCCCGTTCGATCCTGGAATCCAAACAGATT agTAACCCTGGCAGCCCTTACAACCTGGCCTACAAGTACAACTTCCACTATGCAGTGGTCTTCAACATTGTGCTGTGGCTGATGATCACTCTGGCCCTCGCTGTCATCGCCATCTCTTACAACCTGTGGAACATGGACCCAGGATATGACAGCATTATCTACAGGATGACCAATCAGAAGATCAGGATGGACTAA